A part of Candidatus Zymogenaceae bacterium genomic DNA contains:
- a CDS encoding dihydroorotase encodes MKLLLKGGTVVDPGGGQSGPADVLIENGVISDVLSPGAGPKDADVIDVSKMTIIPGVIDIHTHLREPGFEYKETVASGTRAAAAGGVTSVACMANTDPVNDNGQITEYILEKAETTGVVRVYPVGAVSRGLSGEVLAEIGELAAAGVCALSDDGHVISNSDLMRRGMEYAVTFDLPVISHSEDMSLVADGVMNEGFVSTELGLPANPPQAEEIMIFRDVTLAQLTGARLHVAHISTAGGVEVIRRAKERGVAVTAETCPHYFTLTDDAVRTFDTNTKVNPPLRSEEDRRAVIEGLKDGTIDVIASDHAPHDIVEKAVEFSYAASGISGLETLLSLSLQLVRDGEMTLFDVVEKLTIAPARTLGLAGGTLATGVPADLTIVDTGEDWTVDPRAFFSKGKNSPFAGRSVPGRVKMTIVAGSIVYREGAIV; translated from the coding sequence ATGAAGCTGCTGCTTAAGGGCGGTACCGTTGTGGATCCGGGCGGCGGCCAAAGCGGCCCCGCCGATGTTCTGATAGAGAACGGAGTGATTTCGGATGTCCTCTCACCGGGAGCGGGTCCGAAGGACGCCGACGTCATTGATGTCTCAAAGATGACGATCATCCCGGGCGTCATTGATATACACACACACCTGAGGGAGCCGGGCTTCGAATACAAGGAGACCGTTGCATCGGGAACCCGCGCCGCCGCCGCGGGCGGCGTCACGTCTGTGGCCTGTATGGCAAATACCGATCCGGTCAACGACAACGGACAGATCACCGAATATATCCTTGAGAAGGCCGAGACGACCGGCGTCGTTCGGGTGTATCCCGTGGGGGCGGTGTCTCGGGGGCTTTCGGGGGAAGTCCTGGCGGAGATCGGGGAGCTGGCGGCGGCTGGGGTGTGCGCCCTCTCCGACGACGGGCACGTGATATCCAACTCGGACCTCATGCGCCGGGGGATGGAATACGCCGTAACCTTCGATCTCCCGGTGATATCCCACTCCGAAGACATGAGCTTGGTGGCCGATGGGGTGATGAACGAGGGATTCGTCTCCACCGAGCTCGGCCTCCCGGCGAATCCGCCCCAGGCCGAGGAAATCATGATATTTCGCGACGTCACCCTGGCACAGCTCACCGGCGCCCGGCTCCACGTGGCCCACATCTCCACCGCCGGGGGCGTGGAGGTCATCCGGCGGGCGAAGGAGCGGGGGGTGGCCGTCACGGCGGAGACCTGTCCCCACTATTTCACACTCACTGACGATGCCGTGCGCACCTTCGACACCAACACCAAGGTCAATCCGCCCCTCAGGTCGGAGGAAGACCGGCGGGCGGTCATTGAGGGCCTCAAGGACGGCACCATAGACGTCATCGCCTCGGATCACGCCCCGCACGATATTGTGGAAAAGGCGGTGGAGTTTTCCTACGCCGCCAGCGGCATATCCGGTCTCGAAACGCTCCTTTCCCTCTCCCTGCAGCTTGTCAGGGATGGGGAGATGACCCTTTTCGATGTTGTTGAAAAGCTCACCATCGCCCCCGCCAGAACGCTGGGGCTTGCCGGCGGGACGCTGGCGACAGGGGTTCCTGCGGACCTAACGATCGTCGATACCGGGGAGGACTGGACGGTCGATCCCCGAGCCTTTTTCTCAAAGGGCAAAAACAGTCCGTTTGCCGGGCGAAGCGTCCCGGGCCGGGTGAAGATGACCATTGTCGCGGGCAGCATTGTGTATCGGGAGGGCGCCATTGTCTGA
- a CDS encoding transglutaminase domain-containing protein, which produces MSDIFSRYGRFTTLILLIMTSLVCCSMTGDYDRRFEKFESIDVMFDEWFGIYFHDIKVGYDHFTVTRGMLDDNPVVRLNDDGMIRYRLDEFSHPTDNTFRSEVFITGDNTVLGLMYEHIIMDHLLTEVGLAEKDGFMYLDVYSGGGHERIKYRLDEGIYPSLAIGYFMMQKPLEVGSRFEYRVFLENLRAIEDFSAEVVGETVIDIDGESMEVFEVVGAIRGLESTSYVTRDGDLIRQVSMDQFDQRLEDRETATNMGEITGITMTAVIDFTLIPVDFPLPSPVSLSELSIRVTGVPRGFEPIDGFYQQVVGPDDEGAYIYTILLPEVSDGPIEIPEIYPEGVEGYLLPEIDIESDNEEMQRTVEDILGDVADPTRSAKMIMDWVYRNVEKRLVDATSALDVLSTMEGECESHAKLYAALVRAAGIPTRVVNGIVYVEEMEAFLFHAWNEVYLDEWIPVDAAFGQFPADVTHIKFAEGSGAVVIDVVSLVGSIDVTILEAKRADIK; this is translated from the coding sequence TTGTCTGATATATTTTCACGATACGGACGCTTCACGACGCTCATCCTGCTGATCATGACAAGCCTCGTTTGCTGCTCCATGACCGGTGATTATGACCGGAGATTCGAGAAGTTCGAATCTATTGATGTGATGTTCGACGAATGGTTCGGCATATATTTTCACGATATCAAGGTCGGGTATGATCATTTTACCGTAACCCGGGGTATGCTTGACGACAATCCGGTTGTTCGGCTCAACGATGACGGGATGATACGCTATCGCCTCGATGAATTCTCCCATCCCACCGACAACACGTTTCGTTCCGAGGTGTTTATCACAGGTGACAACACCGTCCTGGGATTGATGTATGAGCATATCATCATGGATCACCTCCTCACCGAGGTGGGGCTTGCGGAAAAGGACGGCTTCATGTATCTGGACGTGTATTCCGGGGGAGGGCATGAGCGGATAAAGTACCGTCTGGACGAGGGGATCTACCCGTCGCTGGCCATTGGCTATTTCATGATGCAAAAGCCCCTGGAGGTCGGTTCTCGTTTTGAGTACCGGGTGTTTCTGGAAAACCTGCGGGCCATCGAGGATTTTTCCGCAGAGGTTGTCGGTGAGACCGTCATTGACATTGACGGCGAATCGATGGAGGTGTTCGAGGTCGTCGGAGCGATTCGGGGGCTGGAGTCGACATCCTACGTCACCCGGGACGGGGACCTGATCCGCCAGGTATCGATGGACCAGTTCGATCAACGCCTGGAGGACAGGGAGACGGCGACGAACATGGGAGAGATAACGGGAATCACGATGACGGCGGTCATCGATTTCACCCTGATACCGGTTGATTTTCCCCTGCCGTCTCCTGTGTCATTGTCGGAACTGTCGATCAGGGTAACGGGAGTCCCCCGGGGGTTTGAGCCCATCGACGGTTTTTACCAGCAGGTGGTGGGACCGGACGATGAGGGCGCGTATATCTACACGATCCTCTTGCCCGAGGTGTCGGACGGACCGATCGAAATTCCAGAGATATATCCTGAAGGAGTTGAAGGATATCTTCTGCCCGAGATAGACATCGAGAGCGATAATGAAGAGATGCAGCGCACCGTCGAAGATATCCTGGGTGATGTCGCCGATCCGACGAGGTCCGCGAAAATGATCATGGACTGGGTGTATCGTAACGTGGAAAAACGGCTTGTCGACGCGACGTCGGCCCTGGATGTGCTGTCCACCATGGAGGGGGAGTGCGAATCCCACGCGAAGCTCTATGCGGCCCTAGTGCGGGCGGCGGGTATCCCCACAAGGGTGGTTAACGGCATCGTCTACGTGGAGGAAATGGAGGCGTTTCTTTTTCATGCGTGGAATGAAGTGTACCTCGATGAATGGATTCCGGTGGACGCGGCGTTCGGTCAGTTTCCCGCCGACGTCACCCATATCAAGTTTGCCGAGGGGAGCGGCGCGGTGGTCATCGACGTGGTGTCCCTTGTGGGCAGCATCGACGTGACGATTCTTGAGGCGAAAAGGGCCGATATCAAATGA
- the pyrR gene encoding bifunctional pyr operon transcriptional regulator/uracil phosphoribosyltransferase PyrR: protein MTEQDRLILSQEQANRIVSRLATQILEKNVNAAEVVLIGMRTGGIFLARLIQEKLKQLEGVAIPIGVLDITLYRDDISTTDQHHFVRKTEIPFSLNGRVVLLVDDVLHTGRSTRAALDAMMDFGRPKRVQLAVLVDRGERELPISPNFVGKTISIDENERVEVIFDDEGTLLGAVVRQHEQTPS from the coding sequence GTGACTGAACAAGATCGACTTATATTAAGTCAGGAACAGGCGAATCGAATCGTCAGCCGATTGGCCACCCAGATTCTTGAGAAAAACGTCAATGCCGCAGAGGTGGTGCTCATCGGCATGCGTACCGGCGGGATATTTCTGGCGCGGCTTATACAGGAAAAACTCAAGCAGCTCGAAGGGGTGGCTATTCCCATCGGCGTTTTGGATATTACCCTCTACCGCGATGATATATCGACAACCGACCAGCATCACTTCGTCCGAAAAACGGAAATTCCCTTTTCTTTGAACGGTCGGGTGGTGCTTCTGGTGGACGACGTATTGCATACCGGCCGCTCCACCAGGGCGGCGCTTGACGCCATGATGGATTTCGGCCGCCCGAAACGAGTGCAGCTAGCGGTGTTGGTGGATCGCGGTGAGCGGGAACTGCCCATCAGTCCAAATTTTGTGGGGAAGACGATTTCCATCGATGAGAACGAGCGGGTGGAGGTCATCTTCGACGATGAGGGAACTCTCCTGGGGGCGGTCGTACGACAGCATGAACAGACACCATCATAA
- the lepB gene encoding signal peptidase I, with amino-acid sequence MAHKEKETELSVFREYAEAITIALMLALIIKAFIFPSFKVPTGSMIPTILRGDQFLVNKFVFGTRIPFSDVKVLTIREPRRGDVVVFEYPEDRRVHYVKRVIGLPGDTVEIRDKRVYINGEEYVVESEIHSDPDIIPGQRDNFGPIVVPPDSYFMMGDNRDNSQDSRFWGFVHTRELTGTAQLIYWSWDIQAKGYLSRFAHIRWDRIGTIINR; translated from the coding sequence ATGGCACACAAAGAAAAGGAAACAGAGCTGAGTGTATTTCGCGAATACGCGGAGGCCATTACCATCGCTCTGATGCTGGCGCTTATCATCAAGGCGTTTATCTTTCCCAGCTTCAAGGTTCCCACCGGCTCCATGATTCCCACCATACTTCGGGGAGATCAGTTCCTGGTCAATAAGTTCGTCTTCGGCACCCGCATTCCGTTTTCGGATGTAAAGGTGCTTACCATTCGGGAGCCGAGGCGGGGCGATGTCGTGGTGTTCGAGTATCCGGAAGACAGACGGGTTCATTACGTCAAGCGGGTGATCGGGCTGCCGGGTGATACGGTGGAAATCAGGGATAAGCGGGTGTATATCAACGGTGAGGAGTATGTCGTGGAGAGTGAAATCCACTCGGACCCTGACATTATACCGGGGCAGCGGGATAATTTCGGCCCGATCGTCGTCCCACCCGATTCCTATTTCATGATGGGGGACAATCGAGACAACAGTCAAGATTCCCGCTTCTGGGGATTTGTCCATACCCGGGAGTTGACCGGAACCGCGCAATTGATATACTGGTCATGGGACATTCAGGCGAAAGGGTATCTCTCCCGATTTGCACATATCCGCTGGGATCGTATTGGAACCATAATAAACCGTTGA
- the lepB gene encoding signal peptidase I, whose translation MMAYKEKETRLSVFREYAEAITIAMMLALIIKAFIFPSFMVPTGSMIPTILEGDRFFVNKFVFGTRIPFSDVKVLAIREPRRGDVVVFEYPEDRRIPYIKRVIGLPGDTVEIRDKRVYINGEEYFVESEIHSDPDIVPGERDNFGPIVVPPDSYFMMGDNRDTSVDSRFWGFVHTQELTGTAQLIYWSCDIQAGGYLARFANIRWDRIGTIINR comes from the coding sequence ATGATGGCGTATAAAGAAAAAGAAACCAGACTGAGCGTATTCCGTGAATACGCCGAGGCCATCACCATCGCCATGATGCTGGCGCTTATCATCAAGGCGTTTATCTTTCCCAGCTTCATGGTCCCCACCGGCTCCATGATACCCACCATACTCGAGGGAGATCGGTTTTTTGTCAACAAATTCGTCTTCGGCACCCGCATTCCGTTTTCGGATGTAAAGGTGCTTGCCATTCGGGAACCGAGACGGGGCGACGTCGTGGTGTTTGAGTATCCGGAAGACAGGCGGATTCCCTATATCAAACGGGTGATCGGGCTGCCGGGCGATACGGTGGAAATCAGGGACAAGCGGGTATATATCAACGGTGAGGAGTACTTCGTAGAGAGCGAGATACACTCGGATCCTGACATTGTGCCTGGCGAGCGGGATAATTTCGGCCCGATCGTCGTTCCCCCCGATTCCTATTTCATGATGGGGGACAACCGGGACACCAGCGTGGATTCCCGCTTCTGGGGTTTTGTTCATACCCAGGAGTTGACCGGAACCGCACAATTGATATACTGGTCATGTGACATCCAGGCGGGGGGCTATCTCGCCCGCTTTGCCAATATCCGCTGGGATCGTATTGGAACCATAATCAACCGCTGA
- a CDS encoding aspartate carbamoyltransferase catalytic subunit — protein sequence MSESVEKVWERKDLLGIRDLDIWEIELILDTAESFLEISKRDIKKVPTLRGKTVITVFYEASTRTRVSFELAAKRLSADTVNISASTSSAKKGETLIDTARNLEAMAPDAIIMRHPIPGSSDLLGRHVRSSIINAGDGAHEHPTQALLDAMTIRQVKGGIAGLNISIIGDITHSRVARSNIYCLTKLGANVTIAGPATMIPTRVEEMGVRVVRTVREAIRDADVIMMLRIQRERQGKVLFPSDRDYARFFGLNLENMEEAKDDVTIMHPGPINRGVEISPEVADGPFSVILEQVTNGVAVRMAILYLLIGKGGSDEAAA from the coding sequence ATGAGCGAGTCGGTGGAAAAAGTCTGGGAGCGAAAAGACCTTCTCGGCATCAGGGACCTGGATATATGGGAGATCGAACTGATCCTCGATACCGCCGAGTCCTTTCTTGAAATTTCAAAACGTGATATTAAGAAGGTCCCGACTCTGAGGGGGAAGACCGTCATCACCGTGTTTTACGAGGCGAGCACCAGAACCCGGGTGTCCTTTGAACTCGCCGCAAAGAGACTGTCCGCCGATACCGTCAATATCTCCGCCTCGACATCCAGCGCGAAAAAGGGAGAAACCCTTATCGACACCGCCCGCAACCTGGAGGCGATGGCGCCGGACGCGATCATTATGCGTCATCCCATCCCGGGATCGTCGGATCTTTTGGGGAGGCATGTCAGGTCGTCCATCATCAACGCCGGAGACGGCGCCCACGAGCACCCAACCCAGGCGTTACTTGACGCCATGACCATTCGTCAGGTTAAGGGGGGGATTGCCGGCCTGAATATATCGATCATCGGCGATATCACACACAGCAGGGTGGCCCGCTCGAACATCTACTGCCTGACAAAACTGGGCGCCAACGTGACCATAGCGGGACCCGCCACCATGATACCGACCCGCGTAGAAGAGATGGGCGTACGGGTGGTTCGCACCGTCCGGGAGGCGATCCGGGACGCGGATGTGATTATGATGCTCAGAATACAACGCGAGCGTCAGGGGAAAGTGCTCTTCCCGTCGGATCGGGATTACGCCCGATTTTTCGGCTTGAACCTGGAGAATATGGAAGAAGCAAAAGACGATGTCACCATTATGCACCCAGGTCCCATCAACCGCGGGGTTGAGATAAGCCCGGAGGTGGCCGACGGCCCCTTTTCGGTCATACTGGAGCAGGTGACAAACGGTGTGGCTGTGCGCATGGCCATACTCTATCTCCTCATCGGCAAGGGAGGTTCCGATGAAGCTGCTGCTTAA
- the rfbD gene encoding dTDP-4-dehydrorhamnose reductase: MGTNLVRILLIGARGMLGTDLTGVLRDRSPKHNLTLWDVEEADITDNKAFDSALEGLPEPPEVIINCAAFTAVDLAETEREAAMRINGDGAGNISRAARRIGARVVYISTDYIFDGKKETPWREDDPTEPVNWYGQTKLEGEKRTLDACPDALIVRTQWLYGPEGKNFVETILKLADERDELRVVDDQRGSPTYTEDLARALTTLVEGKHQGVYHVANSGETTWFDFAREIMTRTGKDVRVVPVSTEDYPAIARRPGNSVFDMMKFQKDTGMTMPSWREGLAAYLRRKNLPVE; encoded by the coding sequence ATAGGAACGAATCTTGTGCGGATACTGTTGATCGGAGCCCGAGGGATGTTGGGCACAGACCTCACAGGTGTCCTTCGGGATAGGTCCCCGAAGCATAATCTTACGCTGTGGGATGTGGAGGAGGCGGACATTACCGATAACAAAGCGTTCGACAGTGCTCTGGAGGGTTTACCTGAGCCGCCGGAGGTCATCATCAACTGTGCGGCCTTCACCGCCGTCGATCTGGCGGAGACCGAACGGGAGGCGGCGATGCGCATTAATGGTGACGGCGCCGGAAACATATCCCGGGCGGCGCGGAGGATCGGAGCCCGGGTGGTATATATCAGTACCGATTACATTTTTGACGGAAAGAAAGAGACTCCCTGGCGGGAGGACGATCCGACCGAGCCGGTGAACTGGTACGGACAGACCAAGCTCGAAGGAGAAAAAAGGACTCTCGATGCGTGTCCCGACGCGCTCATCGTCAGGACCCAATGGCTTTACGGTCCCGAGGGGAAAAACTTCGTTGAGACGATACTGAAACTCGCCGACGAGAGAGACGAGCTCCGGGTTGTTGACGATCAGCGGGGCTCTCCCACATATACCGAAGATCTGGCCCGGGCGCTGACGACATTGGTGGAGGGAAAACATCAAGGCGTCTATCACGTAGCCAACTCCGGAGAAACGACCTGGTTCGATTTCGCCCGGGAAATCATGACTCGAACAGGGAAGGACGTGCGGGTGGTCCCCGTATCCACTGAGGACTATCCGGCGATTGCCAGGCGGCCCGGGAACTCCGTATTCGATATGATGAAGTTTCAAAAGGACACCGGTATGACCATGCCCTCCTGGCGGGAGGGGCTGGCGGCGTATCTTCGCCGGAAAAACCTGCCTGTTGAATAA
- the lepB gene encoding signal peptidase I, with protein MIERGHRFFFAFCLFCGFLFLLFVWLFENIYVTASGMEPAVSPGDYLLVLSPGGRCFLPAAPVLCDVSTLRKNDLIYVRTPDEDRRRVILRVVGCAGDEVMIVDKTLFINGVPQEEPYVTFDDPEIYPRDLSVRDNFGPVVVPDGAVFALADHRDSMGDGRFFGFIGDEHLRGRVLLCYWSRDLTGRFYSVRWERVGKSF; from the coding sequence ATGATAGAAAGAGGTCACCGGTTCTTTTTTGCCTTCTGCCTCTTCTGCGGATTCCTTTTTCTCCTGTTCGTCTGGCTGTTTGAAAATATCTACGTGACCGCTTCGGGCATGGAGCCGGCGGTCAGTCCCGGCGATTACCTCCTGGTGCTTTCTCCCGGGGGTCGGTGTTTTTTACCGGCGGCACCAGTACTCTGCGACGTCTCAACCCTGAGGAAAAACGACCTGATATATGTCAGAACCCCCGATGAGGACAGACGGCGTGTGATTCTGAGGGTTGTGGGATGTGCCGGTGATGAGGTGATGATCGTCGACAAGACGCTTTTTATCAACGGAGTCCCCCAAGAGGAACCGTATGTGACCTTTGACGATCCGGAGATATATCCCCGGGATTTGTCTGTCCGGGACAACTTTGGTCCGGTGGTTGTGCCGGACGGGGCGGTCTTCGCTCTGGCCGATCATCGGGATAGTATGGGTGACGGGCGTTTTTTCGGCTTCATCGGAGACGAGCATCTCAGGGGCCGTGTGCTGCTTTGCTACTGGTCCCGGGATCTGACCGGGCGGTTCTACTCCGTCAGATGGGAACGTGTGGGGAAATCCTTTTAA
- the lepB gene encoding signal peptidase I — MSTESRAKETTHAVHAVREFAEIIVLALIIVLVCKTLVFQTYRIPSESMVPTLYPGDQILVCKCSYGVPVPFTDVFIFGLREPSRGDVVVFKFPPDHRVHYIKRLVGMPGDTIEIKNKVLYVNGEVYDVAEAQYIDPLVMPGVVSRRDNYGPITIPPGAFFMMGDNRDNSNDSRFWGLVREHEIIGRTVMVYWCRDTGDGGFLGRPAHIRWDRIGTILVHR, encoded by the coding sequence TTGAGCACGGAGTCGCGGGCGAAGGAGACGACACACGCCGTCCATGCCGTCAGGGAATTTGCCGAGATCATTGTCCTGGCGCTGATAATCGTGCTGGTCTGTAAAACGCTGGTATTCCAGACATACAGGATTCCGAGCGAATCGATGGTACCCACCCTTTACCCCGGAGACCAGATTCTCGTCTGTAAGTGCTCCTACGGCGTTCCCGTTCCCTTTACGGATGTTTTCATTTTCGGATTACGCGAGCCGTCCCGGGGGGATGTGGTTGTCTTCAAATTCCCGCCGGATCATCGTGTTCACTATATTAAACGGCTGGTCGGAATGCCGGGGGATACCATCGAAATCAAAAACAAGGTGCTGTATGTCAACGGCGAGGTGTATGACGTGGCGGAGGCACAATATATAGATCCTCTGGTGATGCCGGGCGTCGTCAGCCGACGGGACAACTACGGACCGATCACCATCCCTCCCGGCGCATTTTTCATGATGGGTGATAACCGAGACAACAGCAACGATTCCCGCTTCTGGGGATTGGTCCGGGAACACGAAATCATCGGTCGTACCGTAATGGTGTACTGGTGCCGGGATACCGGAGACGGCGGATTCCTCGGCCGCCCCGCCCACATCCGCTGGGATCGCATCGGAACGATCCTGGTCCACAGATAA
- a CDS encoding prepilin-type N-terminal cleavage/methylation domain-containing protein, translated as MRSKKGFTLIELMIVVAIIAILAAIAIPNFLKFQAKSKQSEARTILTGVYEAELAYFATENTFSRVPDLIGFETASDPKYYLMYPGGDTKIASSDWIAMYDGDGDTLYDSFTATCSGNIDRDADRDVWYVHDGSREPSQEDTPGGFNAAGEQAFNDV; from the coding sequence ATCAGAAGCAAAAAGGGTTTTACCCTTATTGAGTTGATGATCGTTGTGGCCATTATCGCCATTCTGGCGGCCATCGCCATCCCGAACTTCCTGAAGTTCCAGGCGAAATCCAAGCAGTCCGAAGCCCGGACGATCCTGACCGGTGTGTACGAGGCCGAGCTGGCCTACTTCGCCACCGAGAATACCTTCAGTAGAGTACCAGACCTCATTGGATTCGAAACCGCATCTGACCCCAAATACTACCTGATGTATCCCGGCGGGGACACTAAAATTGCATCTTCCGACTGGATCGCGATGTATGACGGTGACGGGGATACCCTCTACGACAGCTTTACCGCCACCTGCTCCGGCAACATCGACCGTGACGCGGATCGCGACGTCTGGTATGTACATGACGGATCCCGTGAACCTTCACAGGAAGACACGCCTGGTGGATTTAACGCTGCGGGAGAGCAGGCCTTTAACGACGTCTAA
- a CDS encoding sigma-54-dependent Fis family transcriptional regulator: METDQEKKRAPQILVVDDEQNMRDFLEIMLRREGYVVDLAENGKEAVERIDKKMYDLVITDIIMPGMNGTEVLKKAKEVNPATTVIMVTAYASTESAVDAMKEGAYDYITKPFNVDEIKVIISNALERGRLEKENVLLKRQLGREYNYENIIGTSFAMQKIFDLIGRVSATKSNVLILGESGTGKELVARAIHNKSQRKDRPFVVINCGGIPENLLESDLFGHVKGSFTGAVSHKEGLFEVADTGTIFLDEVGELTQAIQVKLLRAIQERTFKRVGGTEDISVDVRIIAATNRELEQEVISGRFREDLYYRLNVIEIKIPPLRERREDIPLLASHFLEKMSAEQGKEIRKISSYALEVLKDYSFPGNVRELENIIERSVALESSNIVLPESLALSMHKEHGGRAATEDAAHMLGGDSFSMEEYISGIETELIKEALLRAGRNKKEAARILGISYWVLLRKIEKYGIGDDA, encoded by the coding sequence ATGGAAACGGACCAGGAAAAAAAGCGAGCCCCGCAGATTCTCGTGGTGGATGACGAGCAGAATATGAGAGATTTTCTCGAGATCATGCTCAGGCGCGAGGGGTACGTGGTTGATCTGGCTGAAAACGGGAAGGAGGCGGTCGAACGTATTGATAAAAAAATGTATGATCTCGTCATTACGGATATCATTATGCCGGGCATGAACGGAACGGAGGTCCTCAAAAAGGCGAAGGAGGTCAATCCCGCCACCACAGTCATCATGGTTACCGCTTACGCCTCCACCGAAAGCGCCGTTGACGCCATGAAGGAGGGTGCGTACGATTACATCACGAAGCCGTTTAATGTCGACGAGATAAAAGTTATCATCAGCAACGCCCTGGAAAGGGGGAGACTGGAGAAGGAAAACGTACTCTTAAAACGACAGCTGGGCAGAGAATATAACTATGAGAATATCATCGGGACCAGCTTCGCCATGCAGAAGATATTCGACCTGATCGGACGGGTATCGGCCACAAAGTCCAACGTGCTCATATTGGGAGAAAGCGGCACCGGCAAGGAGCTGGTGGCCCGGGCGATACACAATAAAAGCCAGAGAAAAGATCGTCCGTTCGTGGTGATAAACTGCGGCGGCATCCCTGAAAACCTACTGGAGAGTGATCTCTTTGGACACGTAAAGGGTTCCTTCACCGGAGCGGTGTCCCACAAGGAGGGTCTCTTCGAGGTGGCCGATACCGGTACCATATTCCTCGACGAAGTGGGGGAACTGACTCAGGCGATCCAGGTTAAGCTGCTTCGTGCCATCCAGGAGCGCACATTCAAGCGGGTAGGGGGGACGGAGGACATTTCTGTGGATGTGAGAATCATCGCCGCCACGAACAGAGAGCTGGAACAGGAGGTGATATCGGGCCGCTTCCGGGAGGATCTCTATTACCGCCTCAACGTGATAGAGATAAAAATACCGCCCCTCAGGGAGCGGCGGGAGGATATACCGCTGTTGGCGTCGCATTTTCTGGAAAAGATGTCCGCGGAGCAGGGAAAGGAGATCAGGAAGATATCTTCCTACGCCTTGGAGGTGCTCAAGGACTATTCATTTCCCGGCAATGTTCGGGAGCTTGAAAACATCATCGAGCGGTCCGTGGCCCTGGAGTCCTCCAATATCGTTCTGCCGGAGAGCCTGGCGCTCTCCATGCATAAGGAGCACGGCGGCAGGGCGGCAACGGAAGACGCCGCACATATGCTGGGAGGCGATTCGTTTTCCATGGAGGAATATATCTCGGGCATTGAGACCGAGCTCATCAAAGAAGCCCTGCTTCGTGCCGGCAGGAACAAGAAAGAAGCCGCCCGGATTTTGGGCATCAGTTACTGGGTGCTTCTCAGGAAGATCGAAAAATACGGCATCGGTGACGACGCCTGA